One Ruegeria pomeroyi DSS-3 genomic region harbors:
- a CDS encoding c-type cytochrome encodes MNKLGLAILAVPLAGLGFLVWNMLAPAPQSHSMTPPDTSAQQPGAPLAEVTLPTELSQNARIGQRAFEAKCAVCHGQNAAGQNGVAPPLVHPIYRPGHHADAAFLIAARNGVRAHHWKFGNMPPVEGITDGEVQMITRYIRELQQANGIE; translated from the coding sequence ATGAACAAGCTTGGTCTGGCAATTCTGGCCGTTCCCCTGGCGGGGCTCGGGTTTCTGGTCTGGAACATGCTGGCGCCCGCGCCCCAAAGCCATTCGATGACGCCGCCCGACACCAGCGCGCAGCAGCCGGGGGCGCCCCTGGCCGAGGTCACCCTGCCCACCGAATTGTCGCAGAATGCCCGGATCGGGCAGCGCGCCTTCGAGGCGAAATGCGCAGTCTGCCATGGCCAGAACGCCGCCGGTCAGAACGGCGTTGCGCCGCCGCTGGTGCATCCGATCTACCGGCCCGGCCACCACGCCGACGCGGCCTTTCTGATTGCCGCCCGCAACGGAGTGCGCGCGCATCACTGGAAGTTCGGCAACATGCCCCCGGTCGAGGGGATCACCGATGGCGAGGTGCAGATGATCACGCGCTACATCCGCGAGCTGCAGCAGGCCAACGGTATCGAATGA
- a CDS encoding multicopper oxidase family protein, translating into MLSRRSFLWASGGVAAIAALPATAIRAQTAAPELVARVNPVQLLPSGYPETSVWGYGGQAPGAEIRVTQGARIARRFVNQLPQASSVHWHGLRAENAMDGVSGLTQDAVPPGESFDYDLVAEDAGTFWYHSHNRSAEQVARGLYGPLIVDEPTPPDVDRDVTLMLDDWRIDPETGQIEDDFGATHDLSHGGRLGNYISTNGEAAYQLPVKRHERLRLRIVNAANARLFTLGLQGLDGWLMAYDGMPIATPEAIPETFTLGPGQRVDLFVDVIADAGQEALLGRVDQRGGFVQAAFPVSGGASVNRRPAPAPLPPNRAPDLAGLDEAATLRLEMSGGAMGGMRDAIWKGSSRKAGDLMAEGQFWAFNGLVGMTDTPLASLSLGQVARMTVVNDTVFAHAMHLHGMHFRVLAEDGTPGPLRDTLLTMRGETHEIVFAADNPGRWAFHCHMLSHAASGMMTWIEVTA; encoded by the coding sequence ATGTTGAGCAGACGTTCCTTTCTATGGGCATCGGGCGGGGTGGCCGCAATTGCGGCCCTGCCCGCAACGGCGATACGCGCCCAGACCGCCGCGCCCGAGCTGGTGGCACGGGTGAATCCGGTGCAGCTGCTGCCGTCGGGCTATCCGGAAACCTCGGTCTGGGGCTATGGCGGCCAGGCACCGGGGGCCGAGATCCGGGTGACGCAGGGCGCGCGGATCGCGCGCCGCTTCGTCAACCAGCTGCCGCAGGCCAGCTCGGTCCACTGGCACGGGCTGCGCGCGGAAAACGCGATGGATGGGGTCTCGGGCCTGACGCAGGATGCGGTGCCGCCGGGCGAGAGCTTTGACTATGATCTGGTGGCCGAGGATGCGGGTACCTTCTGGTATCACTCGCACAACCGCTCGGCCGAGCAGGTGGCGCGCGGGCTTTATGGGCCGCTGATCGTCGACGAGCCGACACCGCCGGATGTGGATCGCGATGTGACGCTGATGCTGGATGACTGGCGGATCGACCCCGAAACCGGCCAGATCGAAGACGATTTCGGTGCCACCCATGATCTGTCGCATGGCGGGCGTCTGGGCAATTACATCTCGACCAATGGCGAGGCCGCGTATCAGCTGCCGGTCAAGCGGCACGAGCGCCTGCGCCTGCGGATCGTCAACGCCGCCAATGCCCGGCTGTTCACGCTTGGCCTTCAGGGTCTGGACGGCTGGCTGATGGCCTATGACGGGATGCCGATCGCGACCCCCGAGGCGATACCCGAGACCTTTACCCTGGGTCCGGGCCAGCGGGTGGACCTGTTTGTGGATGTCATCGCCGACGCGGGTCAGGAGGCGCTGCTGGGCCGGGTGGATCAGCGCGGCGGCTTTGTTCAGGCGGCGTTTCCGGTATCGGGCGGTGCCAGCGTCAATCGCCGCCCCGCGCCCGCGCCGCTGCCGCCCAACCGGGCGCCGGATCTGGCCGGGCTGGATGAGGCCGCAACCCTGCGGCTGGAGATGAGCGGCGGTGCCATGGGTGGCATGCGCGACGCGATCTGGAAAGGCAGCAGCCGCAAGGCGGGCGATCTGATGGCCGAGGGTCAGTTCTGGGCCTTCAACGGGCTGGTCGGGATGACCGACACGCCCTTGGCCAGCCTGTCCCTGGGGCAGGTCGCGCGCATGACCGTGGTCAACGACACGGTCTTTGCCCATGCGATGCACCTGCACGGGATGCATTTCCGGGTACTGGCAGAGGACGGTACGCCCGGACCCCTGCGCGATACCTTGCTGACCATGCGCGGCGAAACTCATGAAATCGTCTTTGCCGCAGACAACCCGGGCCGCTGGGCCTTTCACTGTCACATGCTCAGCCACGCGGCCTCGGGCATGATGACCTGGATCGAGGTGACCGCATGA
- a CDS encoding c-type cytochrome produces MKPVYLAGSAVAIIALAAVIYAARATTGPVSAGASTSVSVVSDATLAQGETLYQENCASCHGRSLEGQPNWREPDADGRLPAPPHDESGHTWHHPDSMLFDYTKFGGQATLAALGVELESGMPAFGEQLSDDQIRSILDYIKSTWPARVRAAQAERTRADEEARNQ; encoded by the coding sequence ATGAAACCCGTCTATCTGGCCGGCTCTGCCGTTGCGATCATTGCCCTTGCCGCGGTGATCTATGCCGCGCGCGCAACAACCGGGCCCGTGTCCGCGGGCGCGTCCACATCTGTGAGTGTGGTCAGCGATGCCACGCTGGCACAGGGAGAGACGCTCTATCAGGAGAACTGCGCCTCTTGCCACGGCAGGTCGCTCGAGGGGCAGCCGAACTGGCGCGAACCGGATGCGGATGGCCGCCTGCCGGCGCCTCCGCATGACGAGAGCGGGCATACCTGGCACCATCCAGACAGCATGCTGTTCGATTATACCAAGTTCGGCGGTCAGGCGACGCTGGCCGCGCTGGGGGTAGAGCTGGAAAGCGGCATGCCCGCCTTTGGCGAGCAACTGAGCGACGACCAGATCCGGTCGATCCTGGACTACATCAAATCGACCTGGCCCGCGCGCGTGCGTGCCGCCCAGGCCGAGCGGACCCGCGCCGACGAGGAGGCACGCAACCAATGA
- a CDS encoding DsbA family protein: MTRAKQIILWASLSAMPLIAQASERSDDEIKALVYQAILERPEIILQAVEQLQQAEEAAQAASAHAALTENRDSLFNDPNAPVLGNPEGDVTVVEFFDYNCPYCRRAMAEVQGLVDADPNVRLVYREWPILGEGSDFAARAALAARQQGKYEAFHWALMGMSGKANETGVLRIAREVGLDTEQLQRDMEAPEVTAHIAQSMALAQKLGFNGTPSFVVEDALVPGFVEQSQLQDAVDRARKAAAK, encoded by the coding sequence ATGACCCGAGCCAAGCAAATCATCCTTTGGGCCAGCCTCTCGGCGATGCCCTTGATCGCCCAGGCCAGCGAACGCAGCGACGACGAGATCAAGGCGCTGGTCTATCAGGCGATCCTGGAACGCCCCGAGATCATCCTGCAAGCGGTCGAACAGCTGCAACAGGCCGAAGAGGCGGCACAGGCGGCCTCGGCCCATGCGGCGCTGACCGAGAACCGTGACAGCCTGTTCAACGATCCCAACGCGCCGGTTCTGGGCAACCCCGAGGGCGATGTCACGGTGGTCGAATTCTTTGACTACAACTGCCCCTATTGCCGCCGCGCCATGGCCGAGGTTCAGGGTCTGGTCGACGCCGATCCGAATGTGCGGCTGGTCTATCGCGAATGGCCGATCCTGGGAGAGGGGTCCGATTTCGCCGCCCGCGCCGCACTGGCGGCGCGCCAGCAAGGCAAATACGAGGCGTTCCACTGGGCGCTGATGGGAATGTCGGGCAAGGCGAACGAGACCGGCGTGCTGCGGATCGCGCGCGAGGTCGGGCTGGATACCGAGCAGTTGCAGCGCGACATGGAGGCCCCCGAGGTCACCGCCCATATCGCGCAGTCCATGGCGCTGGCGCAGAAACTTGGGTTCAACGGCACCCCTTCCTTTGTGGTCGAGGACGCGCTGGTGCCCGGTTTCGTCGAGCAGTCGCAATTGCAGGATGCGGTCGATCGCGCGCGTAAGGCCGCGGCCAAGTAA
- a CDS encoding TVP38/TMEM64 family protein, whose protein sequence is MPPAQPPITGAKLQSRPAHRPFPSRSVTVALLAALMVAAVLAVGWAGLEQQSVAALLERAGPLGPIAIVALMTLAVVISPLPSAPIALAAGAAYGHALGTGLVLAGAMAGAMIAFTLARLLGRAFVVRWVGPMSDAGLLGSQNFLTWTVLVSRLLPFVSFDLVSYAAGLSALRPWRFVLATLVGIVPASFGLAHLGSALRQPAAGGAVWPVLALGLLTGLPVAWAVWRSRRAPGPAGASGSPAQSTKMPRRL, encoded by the coding sequence ATGCCGCCCGCTCAACCCCCGATCACAGGTGCCAAGTTGCAGAGCAGACCCGCGCACAGACCGTTTCCCAGCCGCTCCGTAACGGTCGCGCTGCTTGCGGCTCTGATGGTGGCGGCGGTGTTGGCGGTGGGATGGGCCGGGCTGGAACAGCAGAGTGTCGCGGCCTTGCTGGAACGCGCGGGACCCTTGGGGCCCATCGCCATTGTCGCGCTGATGACACTGGCCGTTGTGATCAGCCCCTTGCCCTCGGCCCCGATCGCGCTTGCCGCCGGTGCCGCCTATGGCCATGCGCTGGGGACCGGGCTGGTTCTGGCCGGCGCCATGGCAGGCGCCATGATCGCCTTTACCCTGGCGCGGTTGCTGGGGCGGGCATTTGTGGTGCGATGGGTCGGACCCATGTCCGACGCGGGCCTGCTCGGGTCGCAGAATTTTCTGACCTGGACCGTTTTGGTCAGCCGCCTGCTGCCTTTCGTGTCGTTCGACCTTGTCAGCTATGCCGCCGGCTTGTCGGCGCTGCGTCCCTGGCGGTTCGTTTTGGCGACCCTTGTCGGGATCGTGCCGGCCAGTTTCGGACTGGCCCATCTGGGCAGTGCGTTGCGCCAGCCCGCCGCGGGCGGTGCGGTCTGGCCTGTTCTGGCGCTCGGCCTTCTGACCGGCCTGCCTGTGGCCTGGGCGGTATGGCGGTCCCGGCGCGCGCCCGGACCTGCCGGCGCGAGCGGGTCACCTGCTCAATCAACCAAGATGCCAAGGAGGCTCTGA
- a CDS encoding YncE family protein, with translation MSASRILTAFGLTGALVTAGVAQAGIVYIPEGSADSVLMVESETGQPVGRISGVEAVHGLAGAPGTPYLVAGSYSEIDPESAAQTARPEGVSQADHNAHHAKPAKAAMPTDKGLSLVSVIDAGTGEVVRRIEVPGAVHHTAVSPDGRWAMATHPGGDGVSLIDLSTLEYAGFIATGPMPNYVSFSPDNSRAYVSNAGNGTLSELDLDRRILSRNLLAGEGPEHFALSRDGATVFVADAEAGRVLRLDIASGAETASYGFGAELHGLDLSEREDTLFVAVKGADQVAAVDLASGAVRLQELAPAPYHLTVADGGETLFVSSREASMVWAVDQVSLRVTAEIGIEGEGHQMVVLP, from the coding sequence ATGAGCGCTTCGCGTATTCTCACCGCCTTTGGTCTGACCGGCGCCTTGGTCACCGCAGGGGTCGCGCAGGCGGGGATTGTCTATATCCCCGAAGGCAGCGCCGATTCCGTTCTGATGGTCGAAAGCGAGACAGGCCAGCCGGTTGGGCGGATCTCGGGTGTCGAGGCGGTGCACGGATTGGCCGGTGCGCCGGGCACCCCGTATCTGGTGGCGGGCAGCTACAGCGAGATCGACCCGGAAAGTGCTGCGCAGACGGCCAGGCCCGAAGGCGTCAGCCAGGCCGATCACAACGCCCACCATGCCAAACCCGCCAAGGCCGCGATGCCGACCGACAAGGGGCTGAGCCTTGTCTCCGTGATCGACGCCGGGACGGGCGAGGTGGTGCGGCGGATCGAGGTGCCGGGCGCGGTGCACCACACCGCCGTATCGCCCGATGGCCGCTGGGCCATGGCAACCCATCCAGGCGGCGATGGCGTGTCGCTGATCGACCTGTCCACACTGGAATATGCCGGTTTCATCGCAACCGGACCGATGCCCAATTACGTGTCCTTCAGCCCCGACAACAGCCGCGCCTATGTCAGCAATGCCGGCAACGGGACGCTCAGCGAACTGGACCTCGACCGGCGCATCCTGTCGCGCAACCTGCTGGCCGGTGAAGGGCCCGAACATTTCGCCCTGTCCCGCGATGGCGCCACCGTGTTTGTGGCCGATGCCGAGGCGGGCAGGGTGCTGCGGCTGGACATCGCCTCGGGCGCCGAAACCGCGAGCTACGGGTTCGGGGCCGAGTTGCACGGGCTCGACCTGTCCGAGCGCGAGGACACCCTGTTTGTCGCCGTCAAGGGCGCCGATCAGGTTGCCGCGGTCGATCTGGCCTCGGGTGCTGTCCGCCTGCAAGAGCTTGCCCCGGCGCCCTATCACCTGACCGTGGCCGATGGCGGCGAAACGCTTTTTGTCAGCAGCCGCGAGGCCTCGATGGTCTGGGCCGTCGATCAGGTCTCTCTCCGGGTGACGGCAGAGATCGGGATCGAGGGCGAAGGCCACCAGATGGTCGTTCTGCCATAG
- a CDS encoding copper-transporting P-type ATPase, with the protein MEHSAHSHPTPDTPDIFTCPMHPEVRQSAPGSCPKCGMTLVSEQAAALHAQCHGQGHGPGHGGTDEPGGKYDSVPAGWTGSVYTCPMHPQVRQTDPGSCPLCGMGLELDSVASADDGPNPELVDFTRRFRVGAVLTLPLLVLTMGPYLGFPEVRTLFGERMTLWIELVLGTPVVWWCGWPFMMRGWTSFRTRHLNMFSLIAMGVLAAWLFSVAAVLWPQVFPDGFRDAEGNVGVYFEAAAVIVTLVLLGQVMELRAREGTGKAIRALLDMAAKTARVIRDDGREEEIPLDAVQRGDRLRVRPGDKVPVDGVVTEGRSSVDESMITGEPVPVEKVAGDRLTGATINGTGSLVMEATRVGADTMLSQIVEMVSNAQRSRAPIQKYADQVAGMFVPAVIVIAALAFVGWAFWGPAPALSYALVAAVAVLIIACPCALGLATPMSIMTATGRGAQAGVLIKNAEALERFEKVDTLIVDKTGTLTMGKPRLVAVLPEAGHDEGEVLRLAATLEKGSEHPLAEAIVAGAEERGVALGTATDFEAVTGKGVTGTVDGKAVALGNRKLVEDLGLDAGNLAETANTRRDEGETVMFVVVEGALAGLVAVSDPVKETTPAALKALHELGFRIIMATGDNERTAKAVAARLGIDEIRADVLPEDKARIVRELQAEGRKVAMAGDGVNDAPALAQADVGIAMGTGADVAIESAGITLVKGNLDGIVRARRLARATMRNIRQNLFFALIYNASGVPVAAGLLYPFFGILISPMFAAFAMSASSISVVLNALRLRGTRI; encoded by the coding sequence ATGGAACATTCCGCCCACAGCCACCCCACGCCCGACACTCCGGACATATTTACCTGCCCGATGCATCCCGAGGTGCGGCAATCGGCTCCCGGGAGCTGCCCGAAATGCGGCATGACGCTCGTTTCGGAACAGGCGGCCGCGCTCCATGCCCAGTGCCACGGTCAGGGGCATGGCCCTGGGCACGGCGGCACGGACGAACCCGGCGGGAAATACGACAGTGTGCCCGCCGGCTGGACGGGCAGTGTCTATACCTGTCCGATGCACCCGCAGGTGCGCCAGACCGATCCGGGTTCCTGCCCGCTCTGCGGCATGGGGCTGGAACTGGACAGCGTGGCGTCGGCCGATGACGGCCCCAACCCGGAACTGGTGGATTTCACCCGCCGGTTCCGGGTGGGCGCGGTGCTGACGCTTCCGTTGCTGGTTCTGACCATGGGGCCCTATCTGGGCTTTCCAGAAGTGCGCACGCTGTTTGGCGAACGCATGACGCTGTGGATCGAACTGGTTCTGGGCACACCGGTCGTCTGGTGGTGCGGTTGGCCGTTCATGATGCGGGGCTGGACCTCGTTTAGAACCCGGCATCTGAACATGTTCTCGCTGATCGCGATGGGGGTGCTGGCGGCATGGCTGTTCAGCGTCGCCGCGGTGTTGTGGCCGCAGGTCTTCCCCGACGGATTCCGCGACGCCGAGGGCAATGTCGGCGTCTATTTCGAGGCGGCGGCAGTCATCGTCACCCTGGTTCTGCTGGGTCAGGTGATGGAGTTGCGCGCCCGCGAGGGTACCGGCAAGGCGATCCGCGCGCTTCTGGACATGGCGGCCAAGACCGCGCGGGTGATCCGCGACGATGGCCGCGAAGAGGAGATCCCGCTGGACGCGGTTCAGCGGGGCGACCGGCTGCGGGTGCGTCCCGGCGACAAGGTGCCGGTGGACGGAGTGGTGACCGAGGGCCGCTCCTCGGTCGATGAAAGCATGATCACCGGCGAGCCGGTCCCGGTTGAAAAGGTGGCGGGCGACAGGCTGACCGGGGCCACCATCAACGGCACCGGCAGCCTGGTGATGGAGGCGACGCGGGTCGGCGCCGACACGATGCTGAGCCAGATCGTCGAGATGGTGTCGAATGCGCAGCGTTCGCGCGCGCCGATCCAGAAATACGCCGATCAGGTGGCCGGGATGTTCGTGCCTGCCGTGATCGTGATCGCGGCGCTGGCCTTTGTCGGCTGGGCGTTCTGGGGTCCGGCGCCGGCGCTGTCCTATGCGCTGGTCGCGGCGGTGGCGGTGCTGATCATCGCCTGTCCCTGCGCCCTCGGCTTGGCCACGCCGATGTCGATCATGACCGCCACCGGGCGCGGCGCACAGGCGGGCGTGCTGATCAAGAACGCCGAGGCGCTGGAACGGTTCGAAAAGGTCGACACGCTGATCGTGGACAAGACCGGCACGCTGACCATGGGCAAACCGCGTCTGGTGGCGGTCCTGCCCGAGGCGGGCCATGACGAGGGTGAGGTGCTGCGGCTGGCGGCAACGCTGGAGAAAGGGTCGGAACACCCCTTGGCCGAGGCCATCGTGGCCGGGGCCGAGGAGCGCGGCGTCGCCCTTGGTACGGCGACTGATTTCGAGGCGGTCACCGGCAAGGGTGTCACCGGCACAGTTGACGGCAAGGCGGTTGCCCTGGGCAATCGCAAGCTGGTCGAGGATCTGGGCCTGGATGCGGGCAATCTGGCCGAAACCGCCAATACCCGCCGGGACGAGGGCGAAACCGTGATGTTCGTGGTGGTCGAGGGCGCGCTGGCCGGGTTGGTCGCCGTCTCGGACCCGGTCAAGGAGACCACGCCCGCCGCGCTGAAGGCCCTGCACGAACTGGGCTTTCGCATCATCATGGCAACCGGCGACAACGAACGCACCGCCAAGGCCGTCGCCGCGCGGCTGGGCATCGACGAGATCCGCGCCGACGTGCTGCCCGAGGACAAGGCCCGCATCGTGCGCGAGCTTCAGGCCGAGGGGCGCAAGGTGGCGATGGCGGGCGACGGGGTGAACGACGCCCCGGCGCTGGCGCAGGCCGATGTCGGCATCGCGATGGGCACCGGGGCCGATGTGGCCATCGAAAGCGCGGGTATCACCCTGGTCAAGGGCAATCTGGACGGCATCGTCCGGGCCCGGCGGCTGGCCCGCGCCACGATGCGCAACATCCGGCAGAACCTGTTCTTTGCGCTGATCTACAACGCCTCCGGCGTGCCGGTGGCGGCGGGGCTGCTGTATCCGTTCTTCGGCATCCTGATCAGCCCGATGTTCGCCGCCTTTGCGATGAGCGCCTCGTCGATCTCGGTGGTGCTGAACGCGCTTCGCCTGCGCGGGACCCGGATCTGA
- a CDS encoding APC family permease has translation MTRTPQTHEAAPGGAGSISLTNAVAMGTGVMIGAGIFALTGQIAGLAGPLFPLSFVLGAVVTMFSAYSYIVMSNTWPSSGGIAMILTKAYGPGAVAAAASVLMALSMVINESLVARTFATYALRPFGIQDGPLVPAIGVALIVMAYLVNVSGNRAVGLWSLVMSAVKIGGIALFGIAALWASGIENWSPAARLSQNGITGFAASVALSILAFKGFTTITNSGGEITDPRRNVGRTILLSIAVCVVVYLLVALAVGSALTPVQIQQARDYALAEAAQPVLGQTGFYLTVALAMVATASGLIASVFAVSRMLTMLTEMKMIPHSHFGMPGGIRSHMLIYTVVIAGALTVLFDLGRIASLGAFFYLVMDMVVHWGVWKNLRHRIGARGWVILTALTLDAAVLAAFTLFKWRADPTIVIVALVTMLAALLAERLYLGGFVSDGGEGKHTGHR, from the coding sequence ATGACCAGAACACCACAGACCCATGAGGCCGCGCCCGGGGGCGCGGGCAGCATCAGCCTGACCAACGCGGTTGCCATGGGCACCGGGGTGATGATCGGGGCGGGGATATTTGCCCTGACCGGACAGATCGCCGGTCTTGCAGGGCCTTTGTTCCCGCTCTCTTTCGTGCTGGGCGCGGTGGTGACGATGTTCAGCGCCTACAGCTATATCGTGATGTCGAACACCTGGCCCTCGTCCGGCGGTATCGCGATGATCCTGACCAAGGCCTATGGCCCCGGTGCCGTGGCGGCGGCGGCCTCGGTGCTGATGGCGCTGTCGATGGTCATCAACGAAAGCCTGGTGGCGCGCACCTTTGCCACCTATGCACTGCGCCCCTTTGGCATTCAGGACGGGCCGCTGGTGCCCGCGATTGGCGTTGCGCTGATCGTGATGGCCTATCTGGTCAACGTCTCGGGCAATCGCGCGGTGGGGCTGTGGTCACTGGTGATGTCGGCGGTCAAGATCGGCGGTATCGCGCTGTTCGGCATCGCCGCCCTGTGGGCCAGCGGTATCGAGAACTGGTCACCCGCCGCGCGATTGTCGCAAAACGGGATCACAGGTTTTGCCGCCTCGGTGGCGCTGTCGATCCTGGCGTTCAAGGGGTTCACGACGATCACCAACAGCGGTGGCGAAATCACCGATCCCAGGCGCAATGTCGGGCGGACGATCCTGCTTTCGATCGCGGTCTGTGTTGTCGTCTACCTGCTGGTGGCGCTGGCGGTCGGCTCGGCATTGACGCCCGTGCAAATCCAGCAGGCGCGCGATTATGCCCTGGCAGAGGCGGCGCAGCCGGTGCTGGGCCAGACCGGGTTCTATCTGACGGTGGCGCTTGCCATGGTGGCCACCGCATCGGGCCTGATCGCCAGCGTCTTTGCGGTGTCGCGCATGCTGACCATGCTGACCGAGATGAAGATGATCCCGCACAGCCACTTTGGCATGCCCGGCGGCATCCGCTCCCATATGCTGATCTATACGGTTGTGATCGCCGGTGCCCTGACCGTGTTGTTCGATCTGGGCCGGATCGCCTCGCTGGGCGCTTTCTTCTATCTGGTGATGGATATGGTGGTGCATTGGGGTGTGTGGAAGAACCTGCGGCATCGGATCGGCGCACGGGGCTGGGTCATCCTGACCGCACTGACACTGGACGCCGCTGTACTGGCCGCCTTCACGCTGTTCAAATGGCGTGCCGATCCCACTATCGTCATCGTTGCCCTTGTCACCATGCTGGCCGCCCTGCTGGCCGAGCGGCTGTATCTCGGCGGGTTCGTATCAGATGGTGGCGAGGGCAAACACACAGGACATCGCTAA
- a CDS encoding ABC transporter transmembrane domain-containing protein, translating into MTGSWFPELHTLAHWAAGWLGTDYDSGAPAWVHPLMHLILVLAPSLLLVSLLALVFQGLRQLRRNREQRGPRRRTPPRIGGLERNLLRQILRGARRQQAGLLLLSLSLMPPLYLSLEMPKQIVNNVLEPSAGPAEIYGVSLNQMQMLGLFSAIYLAAISLNGLGKYMLNTRKGRVAEHLLRRVRLLIYRHWRQRPPHQRQSEIVQVLGAEVEPIGGFAADLIALPVTQGGTLLTILLFMFLQDPILGAAALTVLPVQLVLLPYLQRIVNRLSRERIRAMRVLTRGLTGQLSPEQNGLEHIRQTAASLRELERIRYRIHRVKFLAKALNNFLTALTPFLFYSLGGYFVIEERITLGALIAVLAAHKDFSAPLKELFRYYQQLEDTRIRYRAVLGFLIERHGAPVDGTPEPDRA; encoded by the coding sequence ATGACTGGTTCTTGGTTCCCGGAACTTCACACGCTGGCGCATTGGGCCGCCGGGTGGTTGGGAACGGATTACGACAGCGGCGCCCCGGCATGGGTGCATCCGCTGATGCACCTGATCCTGGTGCTTGCCCCCTCGCTCTTGCTTGTGTCGCTGCTGGCGCTGGTGTTCCAAGGGTTGCGGCAGCTGCGCCGCAACCGCGAGCAACGCGGCCCAAGGCGCCGGACCCCGCCGCGCATCGGCGGTCTGGAACGGAACCTGCTGAGGCAGATCCTGCGCGGCGCCCGGCGCCAGCAGGCGGGTCTGTTGCTGCTCAGCCTGTCGCTGATGCCGCCGCTCTACCTTTCGCTGGAGATGCCCAAGCAGATCGTCAACAACGTGCTCGAACCCTCGGCGGGTCCGGCCGAGATTTACGGCGTCTCCCTCAATCAGATGCAGATGCTGGGCCTGTTCAGCGCCATCTATCTTGCGGCCATCTCGCTGAACGGTCTGGGCAAGTACATGCTGAACACGCGCAAGGGCCGGGTTGCCGAACACCTGCTCAGGCGGGTGCGGCTGCTGATCTACCGGCACTGGCGGCAGCGGCCTCCGCACCAGCGCCAAAGCGAGATCGTGCAGGTCCTGGGTGCCGAGGTGGAGCCGATCGGAGGTTTTGCCGCCGATCTGATCGCGCTGCCGGTGACCCAGGGCGGAACCCTGCTGACCATCCTCCTGTTCATGTTCCTGCAGGACCCGATCCTGGGCGCCGCGGCGCTTACGGTTCTACCTGTGCAGCTGGTGCTGTTGCCCTATCTGCAACGGATCGTGAACCGGCTCAGCCGCGAACGCATCCGGGCCATGCGGGTTCTCACCCGCGGCCTGACCGGGCAATTGTCGCCCGAGCAAAACGGGCTCGAGCACATCCGGCAGACTGCCGCCTCATTGCGAGAACTGGAGCGGATCCGCTATCGCATCCACAGGGTCAAATTCCTGGCCAAGGCGCTCAACAACTTCCTGACCGCGCTGACACCGTTCCTGTTCTACTCGCTGGGTGGCTACTTCGTGATCGAAGAGCGGATTACCCTGGGCGCCCTGATTGCGGTGCTGGCCGCGCACAAGGACTTCTCGGCGCCGCTGAAAGAGCTGTTCCGCTACTATCAACAGCTCGAGGATACCCGCATCCGCTATCGCGCGGTGCTGGGCTTTCTGATCGAACGGCACGGCGCCCCGGTTGACGGCACACCAGAGCCGGACCGGGCTTAG
- a CDS encoding cupredoxin domain-containing protein: MKNLLIVSLVTAISASVAIAGPSGHSEQSQGQGHDSGGGHAGMMETGMPGQASQVNRTIKVTMSETDDGEMIYTPKDFDIKKGETIRFMVTNKGELEHEFILDTVERNAMHKEAMSQQMESHQSPNAITLEPGKKGEIIWTFGNPGTFEVACLIPGHYESGMFGKVAVN; the protein is encoded by the coding sequence ATGAAAAACCTTCTCATCGTTTCCCTCGTAACCGCAATCAGCGCCAGTGTCGCCATCGCGGGCCCCTCTGGTCACAGCGAGCAGAGCCAGGGCCAAGGCCATGACAGTGGCGGCGGCCACGCGGGCATGATGGAAACCGGCATGCCCGGTCAGGCCAGCCAGGTGAACCGCACGATCAAGGTCACGATGAGCGAAACCGACGACGGCGAAATGATCTATACCCCGAAGGATTTCGACATCAAGAAAGGCGAAACCATCCGCTTCATGGTGACCAACAAGGGCGAACTGGAACATGAGTTCATCCTCGATACCGTCGAGCGCAATGCCATGCACAAAGAGGCCATGTCGCAGCAGATGGAATCGCACCAGAGCCCCAATGCGATCACCCTGGAACCGGGCAAGAAGGGCGAGATCATCTGGACCTTCGGCAATCCCGGCACCTTCGAAGTCGCCTGCCTGATCCCCGGTCACTACGAATCCGGCATGTTCGGCAAGGTCGCGGTCAACTAA